In Papaver somniferum cultivar HN1 chromosome 9, ASM357369v1, whole genome shotgun sequence, the genomic stretch CTTATACCTTTTGGAACTTCCCTTGCTATTGAGTTGATAGTACAATCCTGTTTGTGTAAATTGAAATGTTATTGATTATAAACAAGTTCATTGTCTAGGACGTGTAAAGAAGAGGATTTATCGGAATTTTGTTATACCTCATAAAGTGATCTAGCGTTGCCAAAAATGAAATCAATTGATCCTTAAATGAAACATTCTTTAAAATAATGTTTTCCTTGATCGTCATGAAGTGTGTCTTGTGCACCATAAAACCCACAACCGTAAAATGCAGCTTGGTCTCCTGATACCCTAATAGCTAATGCTTGAGCCCCAACATCGCCAGGAGACGGAGGTGGAGCTGTATTCTTTTCCGTTGCAAACGTCAAAGTCGTCAGATTGAGAAAAAAGAGATGGTAGGCACAACTCAAGAATACTGTgcatatttggtttaaaattcatTAAGCATGTTGAAATTGGTACCAAGCCGAATTTGATTTGAGAAAATTACCTGAAAGCTGATATTATAAGCTGTGAAGTTTGAAGAATAGACGGCGAATGTGGAACTATAAATTGTCCCTCCAGTGGAGTTTGCAGTGTCATTCCAAGCAATGGATGTGTTGCGATAATCTTTACCTTGAAGTATCAAATTCGTTTTTTTAATTGGGACAACCACCTTCTCCCTGTCTCATTTAGAGGCATAAGAAGTTTGAGTTTCATCTCTACATTCATAATGATAATAGtactagataaaaaaaaaaaaaaattgaagcaatAGTACTAGATAATGAAAATACAGTGACTATTACCTGTAAACACCAGAATCAACAATAATAAGCGTTCGAGTCGGACTATTATCAGGAACAGCATCAACTGCTTTCTGGACACTACTAAAATTCCCACAGCCATTCAAATCGacagtcaacactagtgacacaTCATAATCAGCTATAATACTCGTTTTCTTCCATTGGGTATTACTGCATTTAGTTGTActtcttggatgatgatgatgatgagaatgaTGATGTCTAGATGGAGCAATGTTTCTTAGAAGTGAAAAAAACTCTTCAATGCCGGTTAACTTAACCACCTTATTAGCAATGTTTGTGGCTATTTGTATGCTACTACCAGAGGAATGGAAAGAATTGAGAGCCAATAGAACGGATATTAAGGCAATGGAAAGAGTTGAGAACCAGAAGCAAAtgtttcttttgcttcttctggtGTTGGTTGAGGTACCCGCACTGTTGCTGTTATTCATATTTCGTTACTAATATGTTACTAATGTTATGACATTATTTGCTCTAGGGTGAGAGATATTTTTATATGGATGGAGTTGGTGTGAGAGACTTTTCACATGAGAGGAGTTGTAATTAGCGTGAGATGTAAGAAATACTATGTATTACACGTGAGAAATTCATACACATGTTACTAAACATATACAAACTTTGTCTAGAAAAGTAAGTGGAAGGCGGTGGTGTGAGTTAATCAAtgtattcaaaattcaaaagtggAGATTGGAGGATCCGTAAGCAACAGAGCAAGGATTTAAGTTATGATGAGTAATGGGTAATGATAATAGGGAGGTGTGTTGCTTTAGAGAGTTTCTCGACTTAATTTGAACAAAATTCAACATAGACGGTGTGCACAAGATTATATTAGTTCTACTTCCAGGTTTTAAGTACAAGATTCAATTTCTGACTGTCTAATACTAGAACAGCAAATACCAACATTTAAGATACCTTTCCGCTGGTCCATTGGGTACTACACAAGATctatgtttcaatgactgaactCACTTCTTCGCTAAGGTTAACTTATGATACCAAGTTTACAGACAcgtacaaaaaataaagaaactacgGAAGGAATCGGATTAATGGATGTGATTACCAGGGATGAAATGAAGAATAGAATGTAACAAGTTCTGTTTACAGTGGTTGAATGACAATGTGATTCTATTCCTAAATTCATGTTTTATCTGCTGCTACCACTACCTAAGGGAGCCTGTTCAAAAAATGATATTTCCACTACTGAATCTGTATGAAATACTTCTGAATCTATTTCTTTTAGACCACCCTGACAAAATTCTACTACTATACATCATTGCAACAAAAAGCTTGGCTGTACAAATATATATACTCCAATCAGCTTTTCTTTGGAGATCTGTCAATAATACGACACTTTGGAACTGCCTTTTGCAGCACAGAAGTCCCTTGAAAGATGGCCATCTGGTAATCCTTCTTGTACTCTTTCAACTGTAACAACAGACACATGTTTAGAGATATAGCAGTGTCAgaggaaaaaaagaaaggaaCCTAAAATAAAACCAATACTGACCTtgtcatcaccaactttttcGAAACCAAATCTGTCTGTCCATATGGATTCAGCTTCTCCAGCAGATGGAAGCACCAGGTACTTCACTTTCAAGAATCCCAACAACCTCTCGAGGCAACAAAACAGTGACTGGAAGTAGCCCTGCACAGAaataatagagaatataagaacaGAATCCAAAAGATCTGACAGTGAGAATATTTGAGGATTAGACGAAAAAATGATATTTCTCTTTGAACGGTGAGAATAATGATTTTACGGATGCACCTAAAAGCCAACAGAAAAAGCACCAGCTATCTAATATTTTAATTCCTCGGTGTCTCTCATTTGAACACCACAACCTTCAGTATTGTAGTCCGCATCTAGACGAGCGAATGGgggacaagaagaagaaaagacggAGAACATAAAGAAAGGATGCATCAGAGAATCAATCCTAACCTGTCCTTGATGATCACTACTCGTCGCAACTAAAGGAAGCTCTGCTACTTCCTGCCCAAATATTCGAAGAATTCCAGCTGTTACCACGGAAGAGCTGCAAAAATAGGACGACATTTCAGGACAAGATAACTTTTACGAACTAGCACCAAATCCAAAGATGAGTAAACAATCCTTACTTAATGGTCAATACTGCACAATACATCCCACCATAGTCTTGGACTTTGTTGTTCCGTCTGTAGGATATGCAAATAGAAGAATAAATATGTCAAATTCAGATTACTGTTACTTACATAATTAAGCAAAAAGGAATAATACTGAAAACGGCATGATGCGTGCTGGATAGAAGATGAAGCCAAAGATTCTTGCTCACCCATATATCATGGCTGGGATAACGTCACGACCTGTGGTAGCGTCAACAATAGGGTCAAAGCGATCCTGAGCAATAGAGAACACGTTAAAAAACCAACTGTGACCTGGGGTGATTATTGACATCAATCATGTAATAAAGAGGGCATATCATAATCACTGCACTAAACAGAGTGTCATGAAAAATTACTCACATGAAAGATTGCTAAAGCCTTTGAAAGCAGTGATCTACTGTCAGGAGAAGTCGTCTTGCCACTAAGAAGCCTCCATCTTACATCCAAATCTCCATCTATATTCAAACCTTTTTCCTCGAGCTTCTCCTTCACAACAACCAAAAGAGAGTCTGGAAGCCTCTCTGATCCACGAACGATCAACTTCTGCAAAGCAGTATGAATTCTATTGCAGTCCGTGCAACAAAACCAGTCCCCTTTTGGCAGttcctgttaaaaaaaaaattaataatctaCAAAAATAAGAGCAGTACAAAAGGGCCAGATAAAGTTCGCCTTGCACACCTGTAGATCTGCCATCTTGTGATCCTTCAGGCACCCAACATGATATTCCTTCTGGCACTGATGAAAACATGCAAACTGAAACTAAGTACACACGTGTGAAAATAACTGATATGTGATGATACATAGGGGACTCTACATGCAAGAGAAAGATACACACCTGATCGCAAATTATAACTGTACGTGGACCAAACTCAGATTTGCTAAAGCCAGTCGATCTACAACAAGGTAACAATTGTAAGTCCAATCTTAGAAGATAAAAATCTGTAAGCCTACTTGATAATAAAGCATGTCTTACCGGCATAACGAGCATCGACCACCAACTTCAGGTTCTGTAGTTTCAGCGATTCGTATACATCTTTTGGTTATCTGTTCAATAACATCAACTCCTTCAACCCTCCCGGCTGCCCTGGCATTGGCGTTACTTGTAcaatggttttctctttggaacaTACTCACGCAATATGGACAATACCAGTCACCACGAGGAACTCGCATCTCTCCAACACAGTCTGCAACGAATAACAGAACAATCAGAACTGGATAATCTTTCATAATGTCACCCATAGGTCTAAATCTGCACAGTTAAGACCAATGGTGATCCATAAGCTAACAAGTGACATCAACAGCATTACTTGTCACAGATATCTGTTTCATTTGTCGGTGTCACAGCTGCTAACAAAGCTTACTACATTCTACAGATTTTTATGGAATCCTCAATAAAAACTGACGCAAGCAAACCAGTGAAAATTATCGCAAGCACAGAGAAAAATTTACCTCGGTGAAAGGCCCTAGGGCATCCATCACAAAGTAAAAGATCACCAAAATCTGCACAGATGCCACACAGGTCATCATTGTAGTTGGAAACGAACTTCCGAGATTTCGAAAGAGAAATTGACAGCTCATGCAGTGACACCCCGTTTGACGTATAGATGTTTAGGTAactgaaaaagaagaaagaaacagaagTCACAAAAACGAAAAAGGTCAAAGGAAAATGACGTCTACGAAACAAATTACATGATCAACTCACGGTTTGCGACGTGAAGCCCAACCAGCATGAGCTTCAAAAGCAGAAGGGCTGACCTGCTCATTCAACAGAAAATTAAGAATCcaagaaaagagaaaacaaaTAAATCACACAGAAGCGTAAATCTGTTGTCCAGTCATTTTTCCCCCTCTTCTGATTCAATTTCAAAATGCTAAAGTTTAGGATAAATCAAACTGTACCTCAGTAGTGCAACAACGACAAAATATGCTAAAACCCTTTTTGTACCCCTCCAGCAGTTTCTGTCCAACAAAAGAATGAACCTTACAATCATATATATACAAATCTAGTAAAAACATTTTAACAAAAGAAATGAGTGAACCTCTTGTAACACTCTAGTACCTTTCCATTCATGTAATATGCCAATTCAGTTCCATCAGGTAAGCCACCTTCCTCAAACACCAACTTATGCAATCCCAGATCCCTTGAGAAAACACAACAGAACAAAAATGGTTAATAAGCAATAATTAACAAATGCAACAAAAtggataatcaaattaaacaagaagagaaaaagatACTCACTTTCTTGTTATTTTCCCTTTAACACTACTTTTCTTCTGTGACGAGCTATGCCTTTGTATACTTTTCAAGGACTTTGGGGTCACAACTGACTTTGACCTAAAGTAATCCGAGAATAAAACCATATCAAAcgaattaataaaaaataaaaaaataaaaaacattatAGTCTTAAAATATCATGAGCATAAAGATTTATAATTTTATACGTATAATAGAAAAAAGAACTTCATCGTTACATAAAGTAACATGACATAAGTTATACTACACTTCACCATCAAGTGACTCGAATCTACCCACTGGTATTcttcattttcaaaaataaaaaagggAATACTTTTAAGTCTTTAATTATCCTTTTGAGACCTAACATCTCCATCACAATGCTAGTCACTTATAGACAAAAACAAACTACATTTCTAAGCCATAcagggaacaaaaaaaaaacaatcacttTAAGCAAAAACAGGGGTTTAACACTAATACAAACAAAAATCTGATTCCAGTTCCCTGATAGAGAAGGGACACAACAGAAAGAGTACACGTTTCAACATCCAAGCAGTATCATACCTCTCATCACCAGTTTTACGAGCTGGGCTTGCACAAGATCTCCTGGATTCCAGGCATTTGTTGCATACTTGCACAACCCTTTTGGGTCCAGAAAGAGGTCCTACAGATAATTAGATTATCAACTTTTCAGTATGATGCTCTAAGTGGAAATGTTAAAAAGAAGTAACACTTGTGACCAGAAGCTCACCTTTACAGTACATACAGGTACACGTGTTTTTCACGTGTGCAGTGGAAATTGCACTTTGAATTGTTGCCTTCAGGTTCTCCAAGGGAATATCCTTCAACAAACCTAATACTTCTCCAAGGCTGCTACCATTCTCCAAGTAAATATACTCCTCAGGGTGTTCCTTTGTACCACCTGCATGCTGCTCGAACTGGCATGGTGTAACCACCTGAATCAAAAGAAAAATGGTTTTAGTCATCCACTAATCTCTTGATGATATTAAAAGAAATGTACCAAATAACATAAACAGGTAAGCCTCACTTTTTCCCCTTTGCATAAGATACAGGAACACAAAATACCAAGCTCTTTTATTGTTCCTCGAAGCTCTGTTGTCTGAAAAATATATCAAACTAGTTTCAGTGAAGGCAACTTTATTAGTCAATGCAGAGCCGACTAAAGTGTGGTTAAAAAGAATTACCTTCTTTCCCGGAAAGGCATACTTTACAACCAGTCCCTCGAGCATACCAGTCTCAAATAGCTCCTTGACATTGGAGGGAGAATTGGTGAAGACATATTCAGGTGTATCAGTTCTTTCCTCCTTAGGTTTCAAAGCTGAGCGCGTAAAACGCCTTGATGCTTCTTCTGACACGCCATAGTGTACTTCATTACTGCAACCGATCACTTCTTGCTCTAATTTAGGTTTCAAAAGTGAACGAGTAAACCGCTGCATGGATTTCTCAGGAGTAACATTCTGCT encodes the following:
- the LOC113309762 gene encoding uncharacterized protein LOC113309762 codes for the protein MEKGRDTEEFKVLSSNPRIGLKREFAFAMNAQSECSGSLGRTRARKAEEPNSVVDLGKSSKKRAKLCVPKEEPKEIFSDNEETLISKEGEVENGNLHGNIENGDEQKNAQFNCVDDEEMVKTDLLNTPRRFTRSALKATEVISYKKRNASLGKTKTRFTRSSLDSMTVETVTDGNKELGKDSAEASEKEAPKISRLAPANLVEKGLKENGIENNVTGTSNKLLNCSSLDQKADEMVNDDSMEVEITSAGKPSLDIMEHVAVVPENSDPQLLSLDKPGNCFPDSALETKEDDLIMDDNKEVEESNLEPKEVQNSTAEESIVEPKEVENSAVEESNLEPKEVQNSTVEESFVEPKEVENSTVKESNLEPKEQLVAVTENSVKQNMSAGISTKRFPRVALQVNQDLVMSPISNQLNVPSEKPMRRFTRSLVEPKTEPAGINGTYEQQNVTPEKSMQRFTRSLLKPKLEQEVIGCSNEVHYGVSEEASRRFTRSALKPKEERTDTPEYVFTNSPSNVKELFETGMLEGLVVKYAFPGKKTTELRGTIKELGILCSCILCKGEKVVTPCQFEQHAGGTKEHPEEYIYLENGSSLGEVLGLLKDIPLENLKATIQSAISTAHVKNTCTCMYCKGPLSGPKRVVQVCNKCLESRRSCASPARKTGDERSKSVVTPKSLKSIQRHSSSQKKSSVKGKITRKDLGLHKLVFEEGGLPDGTELAYYMNGKKLLEGYKKGFSIFCRCCTTEVSPSAFEAHAGWASRRKPYLNIYTSNGVSLHELSISLSKSRKFVSNYNDDLCGICADFGDLLLCDGCPRAFHRDCVGEMRVPRGDWYCPYCVSMFQRENHCTSNANARAAGRVEGVDVIEQITKRCIRIAETTEPEVGGRCSLCRSTGFSKSEFGPRTVIICDQCQKEYHVGCLKDHKMADLQELPKGDWFCCTDCNRIHTALQKLIVRGSERLPDSLLVVVKEKLEEKGLNIDGDLDVRWRLLSGKTTSPDSRSLLSKALAIFHDRFDPIVDATTGRDVIPAMIYGRNNKVQDYGGMYCAVLTINSSVVTAGILRIFGQEVAELPLVATSSDHQGQGYFQSLFCCLERLLGFLKVKYLVLPSAGEAESIWTDRFGFEKVGDDKLKEYKKDYQMAIFQGTSVLQKAVPKCRIIDRSPKKS